A single region of the Streptococcus macedonicus ACA-DC 198 genome encodes:
- the cpsB gene encoding Tyrosine-protein phosphatase CpsB, with protein sequence MIDIHSHIVFDVDDGPTTIEESLALVGESYRQGVRTIVSTSHRRKGMFETPEDKIFANFSQVKEAAEAKYEGLEILYGGELYYSSDILERLEQRQVPRMNDTRFALIEFSMTTPWKEIHTALSNVIMLGITPVVAHIERYNALEFNEERVKELINMGGYTQINSSHVLKPKLFGDKYHQFKKRARYFLEKNLVHCVASDMHNLGPRPPFMDKAREIVTKDFGPNRAYALFEENPQTLLENKDL encoded by the coding sequence ATGATTGATATTCATTCTCATATTGTTTTTGATGTAGATGACGGACCAACTACTATTGAAGAAAGTTTAGCTTTGGTTGGGGAAAGTTATCGTCAGGGCGTGCGTACGATTGTCTCAACGTCACATCGCCGCAAAGGAATGTTTGAAACACCAGAAGATAAGATTTTTGCTAATTTTAGTCAAGTCAAAGAAGCTGCTGAAGCCAAATATGAAGGCTTAGAAATCTTATATGGTGGCGAACTCTACTATAGTAGCGATATTCTGGAAAGACTGGAACAACGCCAAGTTCCAAGAATGAACGACACACGTTTTGCATTGATTGAGTTTAGTATGACAACACCATGGAAAGAGATTCATACAGCACTTAGCAATGTGATTATGCTTGGAATTACACCAGTTGTTGCTCATATCGAACGTTATAATGCGCTTGAATTTAATGAAGAACGTGTTAAAGAATTGATTAACATGGGGGGTTACACACAAATTAATAGCTCACATGTTCTCAAACCAAAATTATTTGGTGATAAATACCATCAATTCAAAAAACGAGCACGTTATTTCTTGGAAAAAAATCTTGTTCATTGTGTCGCAAGCGATATGCATAACCTTGGACCAAGACCGCCATTTATGGATAAAGCTAGGGAAATCGTTACAAAAGATTTTGGACCAAATAGGGCATATGCTCTTTTCGAGGAAAATCCTCAAACCTTATTAGAAAATAAAGATTTATAG
- a CDS encoding Tyrosine-protein kinase transmembrane modulator EpsC, translating to MNSNDNASIEIDVLYLLRKLWSRKFFIIFIALVVGTVALLGSVFFLKPKYTSTTRIYVVSRSSDGSLTNQDLQAGSYLVNDYKEVITSNEVLSSVISQENLSLSTSELSNMISVNIPTDTRVISISVEDTDAKEASDIANTIREVAAEKIKSVTKVDDVTTLEAAEVASKPSSPNIKRNAALGVLVGGFLAIVGILVLEVLDDRVRRPEDVEEVLGMTLLGVVPDIDKL from the coding sequence ATGAATTCAAATGATAATGCAAGTATCGAGATTGATGTACTCTACTTGCTAAGAAAACTTTGGAGTAGAAAATTTTTCATTATTTTCATTGCTCTAGTTGTTGGGACAGTAGCTTTGCTTGGTAGTGTTTTCTTCCTCAAACCTAAGTACACATCAACAACTCGTATTTATGTTGTGAGCCGAAGTAGTGATGGCAGCTTAACTAATCAAGATTTGCAAGCAGGTTCTTATCTTGTTAATGACTATAAAGAAGTCATTACGTCAAATGAAGTTTTGTCATCTGTCATTAGTCAAGAAAATCTCTCACTTTCAACAAGTGAATTGTCAAATATGATTTCTGTAAATATTCCAACAGATACACGTGTTATTTCAATCTCTGTTGAAGATACAGATGCGAAAGAAGCTTCTGATATTGCTAACACTATCCGTGAAGTTGCTGCAGAAAAAATCAAATCTGTAACCAAGGTAGATGATGTGACAACTTTGGAAGCTGCCGAAGTCGCTAGCAAACCATCATCACCAAATATTAAACGCAATGCTGCTTTAGGTGTACTTGTTGGTGGTTTCTTGGCTATTGTTGGTATTCTTGTGCTTGAAGTACTTGATGACCGTGTTCGTCGTCCAGAAGACGTCGAAGAAGTGCTTGGTATGACACTTTTAGGAGTTGTACCAGATATTGATAAATTATAA
- a CDS encoding Tyrosine-protein kinase EpsD: MPQLELVRAKAQMVKSMEEYYNSIRTNIQFSGRDLKVITLTSAQSGEGKSTTSVNLAISFARAGFRTLLIDADTRNSVMSGTFKSKERYQGLTSFLSGNAELSDVICDTNIDNLMIIPAGQVPPNPTSLIQNDNFKAMIEIVRGLYDYVIIDTPPLGLVIDAAILAHYSDASLLVVKAGADKRRTVTKLKEQLEQSGSAFLGVILNKYDIHLDKYGSYGSYGGYGSYGNYGKSEEKTKIGRGKRKK, translated from the coding sequence ATGCCACAGTTAGAATTAGTGAGAGCTAAAGCTCAAATGGTTAAATCTATGGAGGAATATTACAATTCTATCCGTACCAATATTCAATTTAGTGGACGTGATTTAAAAGTCATTACGTTGACTTCGGCTCAATCTGGCGAAGGAAAATCAACAACGTCTGTTAATCTTGCAATTTCTTTTGCGCGTGCAGGTTTCCGTACACTTTTGATTGATGCGGATACACGTAACTCAGTCATGTCAGGAACGTTTAAATCTAAGGAACGTTATCAGGGGTTGACAAGTTTCTTGTCTGGAAATGCAGAGTTGTCAGATGTTATTTGTGACACAAATATTGATAATTTGATGATTATTCCTGCTGGGCAAGTCCCACCAAACCCCACATCATTGATTCAAAACGATAACTTCAAAGCGATGATTGAAATTGTTCGTGGACTTTACGACTATGTTATCATTGATACACCACCGCTTGGCTTGGTTATTGATGCAGCTATCTTAGCGCATTACTCAGACGCTAGCTTGCTTGTAGTAAAAGCGGGGGCTGATAAACGTCGTACAGTTACAAAACTAAAGGAACAATTGGAACAAAGTGGTTCAGCTTTCCTTGGCGTTATTCTGAATAAATATGATATTCACTTAGATAAGTATGGTTCATATGGTAGTTACGGTGGGTATGGTAGTTATGGCAATTACGGAAAAAGTGAAGAAAAAACAAAAATTGGTAGAGGTAAACGAAAAAAATAG
- a CDS encoding Undecaprenyl-phosphate galactosephosphotransferase, protein MYSEDSKKKVYYLLSDIIALVISYLILAQFYPYHFFDSKFFAVVFGILIVIVSVLSDEYSSIKNRGYLKELKASVIYGMKVLVLFTFVLILGKIRFIHDISQMSYFLLGQIFILVSLFVFIGRILVKNLFRSHATDIKQVVFVTDFTNGKEVIKELSNSNYHIAAYISRRDNPDISQPILKSTKEIRDFVANHQVDEIFVAKNHQDDFIEFAHCLKLLGIPTTVAVGNYSDFYVGNSVLKKVGDTTFITTAFNIVKFRQIALKRLMDIAIALVGLVITGIVAIIITPIIKKQSPGPLIFKQKRVGKNGKVFEIYKFRSMYTDAEERKKELLTQNDLDTDLMFKMDDDPRIFPFGHKLRDWSLDELPQFINVLKGEMSVVGTRPPTLDEYHHYELHHFKRLTTKPGITGLWQVSGRSDITDFEEVVALDMKYIQNWSISEDIKIIAKTFGVVLKREGSR, encoded by the coding sequence ATGTATAGCGAAGATTCGAAAAAGAAAGTTTATTACCTTTTGTCGGATATTATAGCCTTAGTGATAAGTTACCTCATCTTAGCACAATTTTATCCTTATCATTTTTTTGATAGTAAATTCTTTGCAGTTGTTTTTGGGATTCTGATTGTGATTGTTAGTGTTTTGAGTGATGAATACTCTTCAATTAAAAATCGTGGTTATTTAAAAGAATTAAAAGCATCTGTGATTTATGGTATGAAAGTTTTAGTTTTATTTACTTTTGTACTGATACTTGGAAAAATTCGTTTTATCCATGACATTTCACAGATGTCTTATTTCTTATTGGGGCAAATTTTTATTTTAGTAAGCCTTTTTGTCTTCATTGGACGTATTTTAGTTAAGAATCTTTTCAGAAGTCATGCAACGGATATTAAACAGGTAGTGTTTGTCACGGATTTTACGAATGGTAAGGAAGTCATTAAAGAGCTTAGCAATTCCAATTACCATATCGCTGCTTATATCAGTCGTCGTGATAATCCTGATATTTCACAGCCTATCTTAAAAAGTACTAAAGAAATTAGGGATTTTGTGGCAAATCACCAAGTTGACGAGATATTTGTTGCCAAAAATCACCAAGATGATTTTATTGAATTTGCTCATTGCTTAAAATTGTTAGGAATTCCAACGACAGTAGCTGTTGGGAATTATTCGGACTTCTATGTTGGAAATAGTGTTCTAAAAAAAGTAGGTGATACGACCTTCATAACGACAGCGTTCAATATTGTAAAATTCCGTCAGATTGCTTTAAAACGTCTTATGGATATTGCAATAGCTTTAGTTGGCTTAGTGATTACTGGTATTGTAGCCATTATTATCACACCGATAATCAAGAAACAATCACCAGGACCTCTAATCTTCAAACAAAAACGTGTTGGTAAAAACGGTAAAGTTTTTGAAATTTACAAATTTAGAAGCATGTACACCGATGCCGAAGAACGCAAAAAAGAATTACTAACACAAAATGATTTGGATACTGACTTAATGTTTAAGATGGATGATGACCCTCGTATCTTCCCATTTGGACATAAGTTACGTGATTGGTCACTTGATGAATTACCACAATTTATTAATGTCCTAAAAGGTGAAATGTCTGTTGTGGGCACACGTCCACCAACGCTTGACGAATATCATCACTATGAGTTACATCATTTCAAACGATTGACAACCAAACCAGGAATTACTGGTTTATGGCAAGTTAGCGGTCGTAGTGACATTACCGACTTTGAAGAAGTCGTAGCACTTGATATGAAGTATATCCAAAACTGGAGCATCAGTGAAGATATTAAAATTATTGCCAAAACATTTGGAGTCGTACTAAAAAGAGAGGGAAGTAGGTAG
- the glf gene encoding UDP-galactopyranose mutase, protein MSNYDYLVVGSGLFGAIFAHEAAKKGKKVKVIEKRNHIAGNIYTKEVEGIQVHEYGAHIFHTSNKEIWNYINQFAEFNRYTNSPIANYKGEIYNLPFNMNTFNKLWGVVTPAEAQAKIDEQRAILNGKEPENLEEQAISLVGTDIYEKLVKDYTEKQWGKACTELPAFIIRRLPVRLTYDNNYFNDTYQGIPIGGYTQIIEKMLAHDNIDVETGVDFFDNKDEYLKEYPKIVFTGMIDQFFDYQLGELEYRSLRFETETLDVENYQGNAVVNYTDSETPYTRIIEHKHFEFGTQPKTIITKEHSKTWAKGDEPYYPVNNDRNNHLYKEYKKLAEEQGNVIFGGRLGQYRYYDMHQVIAAALQCVREEVNEG, encoded by the coding sequence ATGTCAAATTATGATTATTTAGTTGTCGGTTCAGGGTTATTCGGTGCAATTTTTGCGCACGAAGCTGCTAAAAAAGGAAAAAAAGTTAAAGTTATTGAAAAACGCAATCATATTGCAGGGAATATCTATACTAAAGAAGTAGAAGGTATTCAAGTGCATGAATATGGTGCACATATTTTCCATACTTCGAATAAAGAAATTTGGAACTACATTAATCAATTTGCAGAATTTAATCGTTATACAAATTCTCCGATTGCTAATTACAAAGGTGAAATTTATAACCTTCCTTTCAATATGAATACGTTCAATAAACTTTGGGGAGTTGTAACACCAGCAGAAGCACAAGCTAAAATTGATGAACAACGTGCCATTCTTAATGGAAAAGAACCTGAAAATCTAGAAGAACAAGCTATTTCACTCGTGGGAACAGATATTTACGAAAAGCTTGTCAAAGATTATACTGAGAAACAATGGGGTAAAGCTTGTACAGAATTGCCAGCCTTTATCATTCGCCGTTTGCCAGTTCGTTTGACTTATGATAATAACTACTTCAACGATACTTACCAAGGTATTCCAATCGGTGGTTATACACAAATCATTGAAAAAATGCTAGCGCATGACAATATTGATGTTGAGACTGGTGTAGATTTCTTTGATAACAAAGATGAATATTTGAAAGAATACCCTAAAATTGTCTTTACAGGAATGATTGATCAATTCTTTGATTACCAACTTGGTGAATTAGAGTATCGTAGCCTTCGTTTTGAAACAGAAACTCTTGATGTGGAAAACTATCAAGGAAATGCTGTTGTCAACTATACGGACTCTGAAACACCTTACACACGTATCATCGAGCATAAACACTTCGAATTTGGGACACAACCAAAAACCATCATTACCAAAGAGCACTCTAAAACATGGGCTAAAGGTGATGAGCCCTATTACCCAGTTAACAACGACCGTAATAACCACCTCTACAAAGAGTATAAGAAATTGGCTGAAGAACAAGGAAATGTTATCTTTGGTGGTCGTCTCGGCCAATACCGTTATTATGACATGCACCAAGTCATTGCAGCAGCTTTGCAATGTGTGCGTGAAGAAGTGAATGAAGGATAA